A single genomic interval of Littorina saxatilis isolate snail1 linkage group LG17, US_GU_Lsax_2.0, whole genome shotgun sequence harbors:
- the LOC138952689 gene encoding uncharacterized protein — MTESDLTKLSTFHTKSLRRILGIFWPNTISSQQLLAQESMETIVTRRRWKWIGHVLRRQQDSITRTALHWTPEGKRKRGRPKNTWRRTVEGELKTLNQTWGTIQRLAQNRQEWRSFVAALHANRHNGQ, encoded by the coding sequence ATGACTGAAAGCGACCTGACCAAGCTGTCAACCTTCCACACCAAGAGCCTCAGGAGAATCCTGGGTATCTTCTGGCCCAACACCATCTCCAGCCAACAGCTACTTGCCCAAGAGAGCATGGAGACCATCGTCACGAGAAGGCGGTGGAAATGGATTGGACATGTCTTACGAAGACAGCAGGACAGTATCACCAGGACTGCCCTTCACTGGACACCAGAGGGAAAGCGGAAGAGAGGAAGACCCAAGAACACCTGGCGACGAACGGTTGAGGGAGAACTGAAGACCCTGAACCAAACGTGGGGTACCATCCAGAGACTCgcccagaacagacaggagtggaggtcctttgttgctgccctacatgccaaccggcataatgggcagtaa